The Flavobacterium sp. 123 genome contains a region encoding:
- a CDS encoding efflux RND transporter periplasmic adaptor subunit: MKNNLFKSAIITPLFVLLLSSCNGEKKESLTKEPAIAVKVSGASENNNGQFITASGKIEAENSANLSTRMMGYVTKIHVQVGQKVGAGQLLVSINNTDLQAKKAQVDASILQVTAGFNNAKKDYDRFVNLFKQQSASQKELDDMTARYEMAKAGLEGAKQMRNEVIAQFSYSNITAPFSGTVTNTFVKEGDMANPGMPLVSVEGASRLQVTAMVSENDIAAIKKGMAVKVLVKSSNETLTGKVNEVSLSAKNTGGQYLVKINLDKTDSSVLSGMFVNVQFPIENKTETIQTDRILVPQTALIQQGQLTGIYTIGEGNIAILRWLRTGKNFGNQVEVLSGLTANEQYIVSAEGKLYNGAKVSIQ; encoded by the coding sequence ATGAAGAACAACTTATTCAAATCAGCTATAATCACTCCACTATTCGTTTTACTGCTTTCTTCTTGTAATGGTGAGAAGAAAGAATCTCTAACTAAAGAACCTGCTATCGCGGTAAAAGTTAGTGGTGCGTCTGAAAACAACAACGGGCAATTTATAACAGCCAGTGGTAAAATTGAAGCCGAAAACTCCGCCAATCTAAGTACCAGAATGATGGGTTATGTAACTAAAATTCACGTACAAGTAGGTCAAAAAGTTGGCGCTGGACAATTATTGGTCAGTATCAACAATACTGATTTACAAGCTAAAAAAGCGCAAGTAGATGCCAGTATTCTTCAAGTAACAGCAGGGTTCAATAATGCAAAAAAAGACTACGATCGTTTTGTGAATTTATTCAAGCAGCAAAGTGCTTCCCAAAAAGAATTGGATGATATGACCGCACGTTACGAAATGGCAAAAGCTGGTTTAGAAGGTGCCAAACAAATGCGAAACGAAGTGATTGCTCAATTCTCTTACTCGAATATTACGGCTCCATTTTCAGGAACAGTGACGAATACTTTTGTAAAAGAAGGCGATATGGCTAATCCTGGAATGCCTTTAGTGAGTGTTGAAGGCGCATCAAGATTACAAGTTACCGCGATGGTTTCGGAAAATGATATTGCTGCTATTAAAAAAGGAATGGCAGTGAAAGTTTTGGTTAAATCGTCGAACGAAACCCTTACGGGAAAAGTAAACGAGGTGAGTTTATCTGCAAAAAATACAGGCGGACAATATTTGGTTAAAATAAACTTAGACAAAACCGATTCATCCGTATTATCAGGAATGTTTGTGAACGTTCAATTTCCTATTGAAAATAAAACAGAAACCATTCAAACGGATCGAATTCTAGTTCCTCAAACAGCTTTGATACAACAAGGACAATTAACTGGTATTTACACCATTGGAGAAGGAAATATTGCCATACTAAGATGGTTGCGCACAGGGAAAAACTTTGGCAATCAAGTAGAAGTATTATCTGGTTTAACTGCAAACGAACAATATATTGTTTCGGCTGAAGGTAAATTGTATAACGGAGCTAAAGTTAGTATTCAGTAA
- a CDS encoding TolC family protein — protein sequence MKKINILLLIGTLSVSVLSFSQDTLAISKKDIWIKASEKNLQIKIANQNFKSAQADYRQSNALFLPSVTASHTAISTTNPLMAFGSKLNQEILTQSDFNPALLNNPAKTQNFATKIEILQPLINVDGLYGRQAAKSKMEAFQLQTERTKEYLELEVNKAFMQLQLGYKAVAVLEKANTTAAANLKLIENYFKQGILQKTDLLSVQVRVNEIKNQLQYAKSNVQNASDYLGFLLNEDTTNKVYKPIEALENSIVIETINTTLPANRKDIQAMDKSSEAYAKMLQSSKMNFLPRLNAFGSYELYDDTFLGTKAKGYLIGAQLSWSVFDGYKSIGKMEKAKADFQKSEIENQQYKAQSQLDLNKANRQLNDAENKVSLSKLALEQSQEAYRIRSNRFTQGLEKTTDLLLSETQMSQKELEFLQAVFEYNFTQEYLQFLTK from the coding sequence ATGAAGAAAATAAATATTCTATTACTCATTGGAACTCTTTCTGTTTCTGTCCTAAGTTTTAGCCAAGATACTTTAGCTATTTCTAAAAAAGACATTTGGATAAAAGCTTCTGAAAAGAACTTACAAATCAAAATAGCTAATCAGAATTTTAAATCGGCTCAAGCGGATTACAGACAATCAAACGCTTTGTTTTTGCCAAGTGTTACTGCCTCACATACCGCAATTAGTACTACAAATCCGTTAATGGCTTTTGGATCTAAATTAAATCAGGAAATTTTAACCCAATCCGATTTTAATCCTGCCTTGTTAAACAATCCTGCTAAAACACAAAACTTTGCAACCAAAATTGAAATTTTACAACCTCTGATTAATGTCGATGGATTGTACGGAAGACAAGCGGCTAAATCGAAAATGGAAGCCTTTCAACTGCAAACGGAGCGCACCAAAGAATATCTGGAACTTGAAGTAAATAAAGCTTTCATGCAATTGCAATTAGGCTATAAAGCTGTTGCAGTTTTAGAAAAAGCAAATACAACGGCTGCAGCCAATTTAAAACTGATTGAAAATTATTTCAAACAAGGTATTCTTCAAAAAACCGATTTATTGTCCGTACAAGTTCGTGTAAATGAAATCAAGAACCAGCTGCAATATGCCAAAAGTAATGTGCAAAACGCTTCAGATTATTTAGGTTTCTTACTTAATGAAGACACAACAAATAAAGTCTACAAACCTATCGAAGCTTTAGAAAACAGCATTGTTATTGAAACGATCAATACTACACTTCCAGCCAATAGAAAAGACATTCAAGCAATGGATAAATCATCCGAAGCTTACGCAAAAATGTTACAATCTAGCAAAATGAATTTCTTACCAAGATTGAATGCTTTTGGAAGTTATGAATTGTATGATGATACTTTTTTAGGCACTAAAGCCAAAGGGTATTTAATAGGTGCACAATTATCATGGTCTGTTTTTGATGGGTATAAATCCATTGGTAAAATGGAAAAAGCCAAAGCCGATTTTCAGAAATCAGAAATAGAAAACCAACAATACAAAGCACAAAGCCAATTGGATTTGAACAAAGCAAATCGTCAGTTGAACGATGCGGAGAACAAAGTGAGCCTAAGCAAACTGGCGCTTGAACAATCACAGGAAGCCTACAGAATCCGTAGCAACCGATTCACACAAGGACTCGAAAAAACAACTGATTTATTGTTATCAGAAACCCAAATGTCACAAAAAGAATTGGAATTCTTACAAGCTGTTTTTGAATACAATTTCACACAGGAATACTTACAGTTTTTGACAAAATAA
- a CDS encoding efflux RND transporter permease subunit, with amino-acid sequence MQEGISGKIAHFFINSKLTILLMVALMIIGVYSSFLIPREEEPQINVPMADVLVGYPGASPTEVESRVAKPLEKIISNIKGVEHVHTMAMNGQAMLIVQFYVGQDVERSYVKLYDELAKHEDMFPQGVYKPLVKTRSIDDVPMLGITLWSEKQDDFQLRQIAEEVTSEIEKVKDVAITKEIGGSNRELKVILDKDKMAENGVDALGIMQMIQANNGSSQSGSFVQNDQEYLVTTGQFLSNAEDVGNLVVGVNKNMPVYLKQVATVQDGPSTARSYVSFGYGKANEKFKTAKSEYPAVTISIGKVKGADAMKISEKILEKVAHLKHSIITDDVHVEVTRNYGETASDKVGELLLHLGIAIIAVTVLVMLAMGWRGGLVVFFSVPLTFALTLFAYYLLGYTLNRITLFALVFVVGIVVDDSIIIAENMHRHFKMKRLPFKQAAIYAINEVGNPTILATFTVIAAILPMAFVSGMMGPYMSPMPIGASIAMILSLFVALTVTPYLGYHLLQEKEEQEHKEAEGMETSSIYKIYSKLERPFLESSIKRRVLLAVTVVLLLGSVLMFFTKSVVVKMLPFDNKNEFQVVIDMPEGTTLERTSAVTKEIAQYLSTKPEVVNYQNYIGTSAPITFNGLVRHYDMRGGSNMADIQVNLLHKEERDLQSHDIAKAMRAEIQKIAKKHGANVKLIEVPPGPPVLSTLVAEIYGPNYEDQIKVANQVKTILKNTTDIVDIDWMVEDNQTEYKLEIDKEKAMLNGIAPQQVVGNLTYLLKEYPVSNLYDENSNDNVGIVLSLDDKDKTSLQDIQNLKIKGSQGNMIPVSDLVKVVRDTLQKTIYRKDQKRVVYVTADMAGALESPVYAILGMNEKLAKIKLPKGYKVNELYMEQPTDESDFTVKWDGEWQITLEVFRDLGVAFMVVIVIIYMLIVGWFQNFKTPMVMMLAIPLSLIGIVLGHWLLNAYFTATSFIGMIALAGVMVRNSVLLIDFIEIRLNDGVPLKQAIIEAGAVRTTPILLTTGAVVIGASIILFDPIFQGLAISLVFGAIASTVLTLIVVPLIYYITERKKWEK; translated from the coding sequence ATGCAAGAAGGTATTTCAGGTAAAATAGCCCATTTTTTCATCAATTCGAAATTGACGATTTTGTTGATGGTGGCTTTGATGATTATTGGTGTGTACAGTTCGTTTTTGATTCCAAGGGAAGAAGAACCGCAAATTAATGTGCCAATGGCTGACGTTCTAGTAGGTTATCCTGGTGCGAGCCCAACAGAAGTGGAGAGTCGTGTGGCCAAGCCATTAGAGAAAATTATTTCGAACATAAAAGGTGTAGAACATGTTCATACCATGGCGATGAATGGCCAAGCCATGCTGATAGTACAGTTTTATGTAGGTCAGGATGTGGAGCGTTCTTACGTAAAATTGTATGACGAATTAGCAAAACACGAAGATATGTTTCCGCAGGGCGTTTACAAACCGTTGGTAAAAACACGTTCGATTGATGATGTCCCTATGTTAGGAATTACACTTTGGAGCGAAAAACAAGATGATTTTCAGTTGCGCCAAATTGCCGAAGAAGTGACTTCGGAAATTGAAAAAGTAAAAGATGTTGCCATCACCAAAGAAATTGGTGGTAGCAATCGGGAACTGAAAGTCATTTTGGACAAAGATAAAATGGCCGAAAATGGTGTAGATGCATTGGGTATTATGCAAATGATTCAGGCCAATAACGGAAGTTCTCAATCAGGGAGTTTTGTACAAAATGACCAAGAATATCTGGTTACTACTGGACAGTTTTTATCGAATGCGGAAGATGTAGGAAACTTGGTTGTGGGTGTAAATAAAAACATGCCCGTGTATCTAAAACAAGTGGCAACGGTACAAGATGGACCTTCAACTGCTAGAAGTTATGTGTCTTTTGGATACGGCAAAGCCAATGAAAAATTCAAAACGGCAAAATCAGAATATCCAGCTGTAACCATTTCTATTGGAAAAGTAAAAGGTGCCGATGCGATGAAAATTTCCGAAAAGATTTTGGAAAAAGTAGCGCATTTAAAACACTCAATTATAACCGATGATGTTCATGTAGAAGTAACCCGAAATTATGGTGAAACTGCATCGGACAAAGTAGGCGAATTGTTGCTCCACTTAGGAATTGCCATTATTGCTGTTACCGTTTTAGTAATGCTAGCTATGGGATGGCGCGGTGGATTAGTGGTATTCTTTTCCGTTCCTTTAACCTTTGCATTGACCTTATTTGCTTATTATTTATTGGGATATACTTTAAATAGAATTACGCTTTTTGCCTTAGTTTTTGTGGTAGGAATTGTAGTAGACGATAGTATTATTATTGCCGAAAACATGCACCGACATTTCAAAATGAAGCGACTGCCGTTCAAACAAGCAGCGATTTATGCCATTAACGAAGTCGGAAATCCAACAATTTTAGCAACTTTTACAGTAATTGCAGCGATTTTACCTATGGCTTTCGTGTCCGGAATGATGGGACCTTATATGAGTCCGATGCCTATTGGTGCTTCAATTGCGATGATTTTATCTCTGTTTGTAGCTTTGACGGTAACACCTTATTTGGGGTATCATTTGTTGCAGGAAAAAGAAGAGCAAGAACACAAAGAAGCGGAAGGAATGGAAACCAGCAGTATTTATAAAATATACAGCAAACTGGAACGCCCATTTTTAGAAAGCAGCATAAAAAGAAGAGTTCTTCTTGCGGTTACCGTGGTGTTATTATTAGGTTCTGTGCTAATGTTTTTTACCAAATCGGTAGTGGTAAAAATGCTGCCTTTTGATAACAAAAATGAATTTCAAGTGGTAATTGATATGCCAGAAGGAACAACTCTGGAACGAACTTCGGCAGTTACTAAAGAAATTGCACAATACTTATCAACCAAACCAGAAGTGGTGAATTACCAAAATTATATTGGCACCTCTGCTCCTATTACATTCAACGGATTAGTTCGCCATTATGATATGCGTGGCGGAAGCAACATGGCGGATATTCAAGTGAATTTATTACATAAAGAAGAGCGTGATTTACAAAGTCATGATATCGCTAAAGCTATGCGAGCTGAAATTCAGAAAATTGCAAAAAAACATGGCGCAAATGTAAAATTGATTGAAGTACCACCAGGACCTCCAGTTCTATCAACTTTGGTTGCTGAGATTTATGGCCCAAATTATGAAGACCAAATAAAAGTAGCCAATCAGGTAAAAACAATTCTGAAAAACACTACGGATATTGTGGACATCGATTGGATGGTTGAAGACAATCAAACGGAATACAAACTGGAAATAGACAAAGAGAAAGCCATGTTGAACGGTATAGCACCACAACAAGTCGTTGGAAATTTGACGTATTTATTGAAAGAATATCCGGTTTCGAATTTGTATGATGAAAATTCGAATGATAATGTAGGTATCGTTCTTTCGCTTGACGACAAAGACAAAACGAGTTTACAAGACATTCAAAACCTAAAAATCAAGGGAAGCCAAGGCAATATGATTCCGGTGAGTGATTTGGTAAAAGTAGTTCGTGATACTTTACAAAAAACCATTTATAGAAAAGACCAAAAACGAGTAGTTTATGTAACCGCTGATATGGCTGGAGCATTAGAAAGTCCGGTGTATGCCATTTTAGGAATGAATGAAAAATTAGCTAAAATAAAACTGCCAAAAGGATACAAAGTCAATGAATTATACATGGAACAACCTACAGATGAAAGCGATTTTACGGTGAAATGGGATGGTGAATGGCAAATTACTTTGGAAGTTTTCCGTGATTTAGGTGTTGCTTTTATGGTGGTTATTGTTATCATTTATATGTTGATTGTAGGCTGGTTCCAAAACTTCAAAACACCAATGGTGATGATGCTTGCTATTCCGCTTTCATTAATTGGGATTGTATTAGGACACTGGTTGTTGAATGCATATTTCACAGCAACCTCTTTTATTGGTATGATTGCTTTGGCGGGTGTAATGGTGCGAAATTCGGTGTTGCTGATTGACTTTATCGAAATCCGACTGAATGATGGCGTTCCATTAAAACAAGCCATTATTGAAGCTGGAGCAGTTCGAACTACTCCTATTCTGTTGACTACTGGAGCAGTTGTTATTGGAGCCTCTATCATTTTGTTTGATCCAATTTTTCAAGGATTAGCAATTTCATTAGTTTTTGGAGCAATTGCATCAACTGTTTTAACTCTGATTGTAGTACCATTGATTTACTACATTACAGAAAGAAAGAAATGGGAAAAATAA